From Balneola sp. MJW-20, the proteins below share one genomic window:
- a CDS encoding DUF6090 family protein produces MITLFRRIRQKLIDSGSLTKYLLYATGEILLVVIGILIALQINNWNEQQKQNERERLLLINLRNDFQTRYSELKEINTARGEAIEVALFVNEMIAGQVAILPEDEMDRLLATFINYFGFNEQFKMLDVLFNTGLINEISNEELKQLLLLWPQQMEEMLEEQRDLIRLYEQTLGPLYYKYLSMRSLSESFEFRDYQIQRGAPITLTKDYEGLLNDRMFENYLADAQTLLHINIIDGNILIQSAERIIELLEEQIESL; encoded by the coding sequence ATGATCACGCTTTTTAGAAGAATCCGTCAGAAACTGATCGACTCCGGATCTCTTACCAAATATCTGCTTTATGCCACCGGCGAGATCCTGCTGGTGGTGATCGGTATCCTGATCGCACTACAGATCAATAACTGGAATGAGCAGCAGAAGCAAAACGAAAGGGAACGTCTGTTACTGATCAATCTTAGAAATGATTTTCAGACCCGCTACTCTGAATTGAAAGAAATAAATACCGCAAGGGGAGAGGCGATAGAAGTAGCCTTGTTTGTGAACGAAATGATCGCTGGTCAGGTGGCCATTTTACCTGAGGATGAAATGGACCGGTTACTGGCCACTTTTATCAACTATTTTGGGTTCAATGAACAATTTAAAATGCTGGATGTTCTTTTTAACACCGGGCTGATCAATGAAATCAGTAATGAAGAATTGAAACAGCTCTTATTGCTGTGGCCCCAGCAAATGGAAGAGATGCTGGAAGAACAGCGGGATCTGATCCGGCTATATGAGCAGACGCTTGGACCATTGTATTATAAATATTTGTCTATGCGAAGCCTCAGTGAGTCATTTGAGTTCCGGGATTATCAGATACAGAGAGGAGCTCCGATTACACTAACCAAGGATTACGAAGGCCTGCTAAATGACCGTATGTTTGAAAACTATCTGGCTGATGCCCAGACTCTACTTCATATCAACATCATAGATGGGAATATTCTGATCCAGTCTGCTGAACGGATCATTGAATTACTGGAAGAGCAAATAGAATCATTATAA